The following proteins come from a genomic window of Bradyrhizobium sp. SZCCHNS1050:
- the gatA gene encoding Asp-tRNA(Asn)/Glu-tRNA(Gln) amidotransferase subunit GatA, with amino-acid sequence MTDLTSLTLAEARKGLASKTFTSLELTDAHLKAIEEARALNAFVMETPDQARAMARDADAKINRGEGGPLAGIPLGIKDLFATKDVRTTACSKILGNFVPTYESTVTSQLWRDGAVMLGKLNNDEFAMGSSNETSYFGPVGNPWRREGSNTTLVPGGSSGGSASAVAALLCMGATATDTGGSIRQPAAFTATVGIKPTYGRCSRWGVVAFASSLDQAGPIARSTRDAAILLRSMAGHDPKDTTSVDIPVPDYEAAIGKSVKGMKIGIPKEYRLDGMPAEIEKLWSEGRKWLEAAGAETVEVSLPHTKYALPAYYIVAPAEASSNLARYDGVRYGLRVPGKSIGELYENTRAEGFGPEVRRRVMIGTYVLSAGYYDAYYIRAQKVRTLIKKDFEDCFARGVNAILTPATPSAAFGIGEKGGADPVEMYLNDIFTVTVNMAGLPGIAVPAGKDGQGLPLGLQLIGRPFDEETLFSLGEVIEQAAGRFTPVRWW; translated from the coding sequence ATGACCGATTTGACGTCCCTGACGCTCGCCGAGGCCCGCAAGGGTCTCGCGAGCAAGACCTTCACGTCGCTGGAACTCACCGACGCCCATCTCAAGGCGATCGAGGAGGCGCGGGCGCTCAATGCCTTCGTGATGGAGACGCCGGACCAGGCGCGCGCGATGGCGCGCGACGCCGACGCCAAGATCAATAGAGGCGAGGGTGGGCCGCTGGCCGGCATTCCGCTCGGGATCAAGGACCTGTTCGCGACCAAGGACGTCCGCACCACGGCCTGCTCGAAGATCCTCGGTAATTTCGTGCCGACCTACGAGTCGACAGTGACCTCGCAGCTCTGGCGCGATGGCGCGGTGATGCTCGGCAAGCTCAACAATGACGAGTTCGCGATGGGCTCGTCGAACGAGACCTCGTACTTCGGCCCGGTCGGCAACCCCTGGCGCCGCGAGGGCTCCAACACCACGCTGGTGCCGGGCGGCTCGTCCGGCGGCTCGGCGTCGGCGGTGGCGGCGCTGCTCTGCATGGGCGCGACCGCAACCGATACCGGCGGCTCGATCCGCCAGCCGGCCGCGTTCACCGCCACCGTCGGCATCAAGCCGACCTATGGCCGCTGCTCGCGCTGGGGCGTCGTCGCCTTCGCTTCCTCGCTCGACCAGGCCGGGCCGATCGCGCGCTCGACCCGCGATGCGGCCATCCTGCTGCGCTCGATGGCCGGCCACGACCCGAAGGACACGACCTCGGTCGACATCCCCGTGCCGGACTACGAGGCTGCGATCGGGAAGTCCGTGAAGGGCATGAAGATCGGCATTCCCAAGGAGTATCGGCTCGACGGCATGCCGGCCGAAATCGAGAAGCTCTGGAGTGAGGGTCGCAAGTGGCTGGAAGCCGCCGGCGCAGAAACCGTCGAGGTGTCGCTGCCGCACACCAAATACGCTCTGCCGGCCTATTACATCGTGGCGCCGGCGGAGGCGTCCTCCAACCTCGCCCGCTACGACGGCGTCCGCTACGGCCTGCGCGTGCCCGGCAAGTCGATCGGCGAGCTGTACGAGAACACCCGCGCCGAAGGTTTCGGGCCCGAGGTGCGGCGCCGCGTCATGATCGGGACCTATGTGCTGTCGGCCGGCTATTACGACGCCTATTACATCCGGGCGCAGAAGGTCCGCACCCTCATCAAGAAGGATTTCGAGGACTGCTTTGCGAGGGGCGTGAACGCGATCCTGACGCCGGCGACGCCGTCGGCCGCGTTCGGCATCGGCGAGAAGGGCGGCGCCGATCCGGTCGAGATGTATCTCAACGACATCTTCACGGTGACGGTGAACATGGCGGGCCTGCCGGGCATCGCGGTGCCGGCCGGCAAGGACGGACAGGGGCTGCCGCTCGGGCTGCAACTGATCGGCCGTCCGTTCGACGAGGAGACGCTGTTCTCGCTCGGCGAGGTCATCGAGCAGGCGGCGGGACGCTTCACGCCGGTCCGGTGGTGGTAA
- the gatC gene encoding Asp-tRNA(Asn)/Glu-tRNA(Gln) amidotransferase subunit GatC: protein MSVDAATVRRIAQLARIAVTDAEVPHLQGELNAMLNFVEQLSEVNVEGVEPMTSVTPMAMKKRQDVVTDGEIADDIVKNAPMTENNFFLVPKVVE, encoded by the coding sequence ATGTCGGTCGATGCCGCCACCGTCCGCCGGATCGCGCAATTGGCGCGGATCGCTGTCACTGACGCCGAGGTCCCGCATCTGCAGGGCGAGCTCAATGCGATGCTTAACTTCGTCGAGCAACTGTCGGAGGTCAATGTCGAGGGCGTCGAGCCGATGACCTCGGTGACACCGATGGCGATGAAGAAGCGCCAGGACGTCGTCACTGACGGCGAGATCGCCGACGACATCGTCAAGAACGCGCCCATGACCGAGAACAACTTCTTTCTCGTGCCGAAGGTCGTGGAATAG
- the gatB gene encoding Asp-tRNA(Asn)/Glu-tRNA(Gln) amidotransferase subunit GatB, with product MTATSGKLMKGATGDWEVVIGMEIHAQVTSKSKLFSGASTAFGGDPNSHVSLVDVAMPGMLPVINEECVRQAVRTGLGLNAKINLRSVFDRKNYFYPDLPQGYQISQYKDPIVGEGEVTVELDGGKTATVGIERLHIEQDPGKMLHDQSPSLSYIDFNRCGVALMEIVSKPDIRDAEQAKAYVTKLRSIMRYLGTCDGDMEKGSLRADVNVSVRKPGGPLGTRCEIKNINSINFIGQAVEAEARRQIEIIEDGGVIEQETRRFDPDKGETRSMRSKEEAHDYRYFPDPDLLPLEFSQAFVDELKAALPELPDQKKARFIADFGLSPYDASVLVAERESAAFYEAVLEALSERARDGKLAANWVINELFGRLNKEGRDIASSPVSASQLAAIVALIGEGTISGKIAKDLFEIVWSEGGDPRELVESRGMKQVTDLGAIEKVVDEIIAANPDKVAQAKAKPQLAGWFVGQVMKSSGGKANPQAVNDLLKSKLGI from the coding sequence ATGACGGCAACCAGCGGCAAGCTGATGAAGGGCGCCACCGGCGACTGGGAGGTCGTGATCGGCATGGAGATCCACGCCCAGGTCACCTCGAAGTCGAAGCTGTTCTCGGGCGCCTCGACCGCGTTCGGCGGCGATCCCAACAGCCATGTCTCGCTGGTCGACGTGGCGATGCCGGGCATGCTGCCGGTCATCAACGAGGAGTGCGTGCGCCAGGCCGTGCGCACCGGGCTTGGTCTGAACGCCAAGATCAACCTGCGCTCGGTGTTCGACCGCAAGAACTATTTCTATCCCGACCTGCCGCAGGGCTACCAGATCAGCCAGTACAAGGACCCGATCGTGGGCGAGGGCGAGGTCACGGTCGAGCTCGACGGCGGCAAGACCGCCACTGTTGGCATCGAGCGCCTGCACATCGAGCAGGATCCCGGGAAGATGCTGCACGACCAGTCGCCGTCGCTGTCCTATATCGACTTCAACCGCTGCGGCGTGGCGCTGATGGAGATCGTCTCCAAGCCGGATATCCGCGATGCCGAGCAGGCCAAGGCCTACGTCACCAAGCTGCGGTCGATCATGCGCTATCTCGGCACCTGCGACGGCGACATGGAAAAGGGATCCCTGCGCGCCGACGTCAACGTCTCCGTGCGCAAGCCCGGCGGCCCGCTCGGCACCCGCTGCGAGATCAAGAACATCAACTCGATCAATTTCATCGGCCAGGCGGTCGAGGCCGAGGCGCGGCGCCAGATCGAGATCATCGAGGACGGCGGCGTGATCGAGCAGGAAACCCGCCGCTTCGATCCCGACAAGGGCGAGACGCGCTCGATGCGCTCCAAGGAGGAGGCGCACGATTACCGTTACTTCCCGGATCCGGACCTGCTGCCGCTCGAATTCAGCCAGGCCTTCGTCGACGAGCTGAAGGCTGCGCTGCCGGAGCTGCCGGACCAGAAGAAGGCGCGCTTCATCGCGGATTTCGGCCTGTCGCCCTATGACGCCTCCGTGCTGGTGGCCGAGCGCGAGAGCGCTGCGTTCTACGAGGCCGTCCTGGAGGCGCTGTCCGAGCGGGCGCGCGACGGCAAGCTCGCCGCCAACTGGGTGATCAACGAGCTGTTCGGCCGGCTCAACAAGGAGGGCCGCGACATCGCGTCCTCGCCGGTGTCGGCTTCCCAGCTCGCGGCGATCGTCGCGCTGATCGGCGAAGGCACCATCTCCGGCAAGATCGCCAAGGACCTGTTCGAGATCGTCTGGAGCGAGGGCGGCGACCCCCGCGAGCTGGTCGAGAGCCGCGGCATGAAGCAGGTCACCGACCTCGGCGCGATCGAGAAGGTGGTCGACGAGATCATCGCCGCCAATCCGGACAAGGTCGCGCAGGCGAAGGCCAAGCCGCAGCTCGCCGGCTGGTTCGTCGGTCAGGTGATGAAGTCGTCGGGCGGCAAGGCCAACCCGCAGGCGGTGAACGATCTCCTGAAGAGCAAGCTCGGCATCTGA